The proteins below are encoded in one region of Triticum aestivum cultivar Chinese Spring chromosome 1B, IWGSC CS RefSeq v2.1, whole genome shotgun sequence:
- the LOC123123040 gene encoding uncharacterized protein — protein MATPTCQDWIWDSWSRPRARSLCPPPRFAPAGPHMATATASTSLRPPPSPFPPRLAGSLRQWCWGMPTHSSRRRAFHAHPRKRNTLLCAAVKGPEESFKKTIEMDRLIDMLRDANPRELDLIVVENILAFSEGFWVRLAARIDLCKSDDDKKDYEELAENVMNIVDRVVHKTDEKIEQSTDVLKAIISPVMNEGEDGMWPPRNPEALKLMEKEISNREKEGQLDESFLSEVNAQLRQAKDEVDKPGLQVMLQKVLQLYASNFLRKRSYAYKGGEVVVPEKFLESIIEAPENDWNRLLLDGLTVGKGDVSPEEFYAVTKKRIERILIRTEGGSYQQRVLVEYIKEIQARAEEIVNRLQGPAV, from the exons ATGGCCACTCCTACTTGTCAGGATTGGATTTGGGATTCGTGGAGCAGACCACGCGCGCGCTCTCTCTGCCCTCCACCGCGCTTCGCTCCCGCCGGGCCGCACATGGCGACGGCCACCGCCTCCACGTCGCTCCGCCCGCCGCCGTCCCCGTTCCCGCCCCGGCTTGCG GGGTCGCTGCGCCAATGGTGCTGGGGGATGCCTACGCATTCCTCTCGGAGGAGAGCCTTCCACGCGCATCCGCGGAAGAG GAACACTTTGTTATGCGCAGCCGTTAAAGGCCCTGAAGAATCCTTCAAGAAGACCATTGAAATGGATAGGCTGATTGATATGCTTAGAGATGCAAATCCCAGAGAG CTTGATCTAATAGTGGTTGAAAATATTCTAGCGTTCAGTGAGGGTTTCTGGGTTCGGCTGGCTGCTCGGATTGATCTATGCAAATCGGATGATGATAAA AAAGATTATGAAGAACTGGCAGAGAATGTCATGAACATAGTTGACCGTGTCGTCCACAAGACTGAT GAGAAGATTGAACAGTCAACTGATGTTCTGAAGGCAATTATTAGTCCTGTTATGAATGAAGGAGAAGATGGGATGTGGCCACCGAGAAATCCGGAGGCTCTCAAATTGATGGAAAAA GAAATATCAAACAGAGAAAAAGAAGGACAGCTAGATGAGAGTTTTCTGTCAGAAGTTAATGCTCAGCTGAGGCAA GCTAAAGACGAAGTAGATAAGCCAGGGCTTCAAGTAATGCTTCAAAAGGTGTTGCAACTATATGCTTCCAACTTTCTCCGAAAGCGCAGTTACGCTTATAAAG GGGGAGAGGTTGTAGTGCCTGAAAAGTTTCTTGAATCGATAATAGAGG CTCCCGAAAATGACTGGAATAGGCTGTTGCTTGATGGACTTACAGTTGGAAAGGGAGATGTTTCACCTGAAGAATTTTACGCTGTTACCAAGAAGAGAATTGAGAGAATCTTGATTCGCACG GAAGGAGGTTCTTATCAGCAACGGGTACTTGTCGAATATATAAAAGAGATACAAGCTAGAGCAGAGGAAATAGTGAACCGGCTTCAAGGCCCAGCTGTGTAA